In Prescottella soli, a genomic segment contains:
- a CDS encoding HAMP domain-containing sensor histidine kinase, with amino-acid sequence MVTPFGRAGAGPHGQQTPNGPMPPPRHEMRPPMPLTRSVSLRWRVTLLAASVVAIAVAVMAVAAYAVVSRALYADVDKQLQSRASAIVDNDLITFDPRYVAGATLYTSDISVALIFPDLNKYIPPGSVVPIGPPELAVARGQGDFSLRTVEGNRVLAERTRDGSTLVIAQRLQPTKDVLDRLAWVLFVVGGCGVVLAAAAGTTVGRTGLRPIGRLTAATERVARTDDLTPIPVTGNDELARLTVSFNTMLRALAESRARQGRLVADAGHELRTPLTSLRTNMELLIASSRPGAPHIPDQDMAELRADVMAQIEELSTLVGDLVDLAREDAPETIFELVDLREVVERSLEKARRRRNEIDFEAVTTPWFVYGDQAGLSRAVLNVLDNAAKWSPSGERVDVTMRQIGDRLLELTVDDAGPGIPIEERELVFERFYRATASRSMPGSGLGLAIVRQVVVKHGGTIAVETSDRGGARIRIVLPGEPDADIR; translated from the coding sequence ATGGTCACCCCCTTCGGCCGGGCGGGTGCCGGGCCCCACGGCCAGCAGACGCCGAACGGCCCGATGCCACCACCCCGGCACGAGATGCGGCCGCCGATGCCGCTCACCCGGTCGGTGTCGCTGCGGTGGCGTGTGACGCTGCTCGCGGCGTCGGTCGTCGCCATCGCGGTGGCCGTCATGGCCGTCGCCGCCTACGCGGTGGTGTCGCGCGCCCTGTACGCCGACGTCGACAAGCAGTTGCAGTCGCGCGCGTCGGCGATCGTCGACAACGACCTCATCACGTTCGACCCGCGGTACGTCGCGGGCGCGACGCTGTACACGAGCGACATCAGCGTGGCGCTGATCTTCCCGGACCTGAACAAGTACATCCCGCCGGGATCGGTCGTGCCGATCGGTCCGCCCGAACTGGCGGTGGCGCGCGGCCAGGGTGACTTCTCGCTGCGGACCGTGGAGGGCAACCGAGTGTTGGCCGAGCGCACGCGCGACGGCAGCACCCTGGTGATCGCGCAGCGGCTACAGCCCACCAAGGACGTCCTCGACCGCCTCGCGTGGGTGCTGTTCGTCGTCGGCGGCTGCGGCGTCGTGCTGGCGGCGGCCGCCGGAACGACCGTCGGCCGGACCGGTCTGAGACCGATCGGAAGACTCACAGCGGCGACCGAACGCGTCGCCCGCACCGACGACCTCACGCCGATCCCGGTCACCGGCAACGACGAACTGGCCCGGCTGACAGTGAGTTTCAACACGATGCTGCGCGCGTTGGCCGAGTCGCGGGCGCGGCAGGGGCGGCTCGTCGCCGACGCCGGCCACGAGCTCCGCACCCCGCTGACGTCGCTGCGCACCAACATGGAGCTGCTGATCGCGTCGAGTCGCCCGGGGGCACCGCACATCCCGGACCAGGACATGGCCGAACTCCGCGCGGACGTCATGGCGCAGATCGAGGAGCTGTCCACCCTCGTCGGCGATCTCGTGGACCTCGCCCGCGAGGACGCGCCGGAGACGATCTTCGAACTCGTCGACCTGCGTGAGGTCGTGGAGCGGTCGCTGGAGAAGGCCCGACGGCGGCGCAACGAGATCGACTTCGAGGCCGTCACCACGCCGTGGTTCGTCTACGGGGACCAGGCCGGGCTGTCCCGTGCGGTGCTCAACGTCCTCGACAACGCGGCGAAGTGGAGCCCGTCCGGCGAGCGCGTCGACGTCACCATGCGGCAGATCGGGGACCGGTTGCTCGAGCTCACCGTCGACGACGCCGGCCCCGGCATCCCGATCGAGGAGCGGGAGCTGGTCTTCGAGCGGTTCTACCGTGCCACCGCATCGCGGTCGATGCCCGGATCGGGACTGGGCCTGGCGATCGTCCGGCAGGTGGTCGTCAAGCACGGCGGCACGATCGCAGTCGAGACGTCCGATCGCGGCGGCGCCCGCATCCGCATCGTGCTGCCGGGCGAACCGGACGCCGACATCCGCTGA
- a CDS encoding response regulator transcription factor — MRILVVDDDRAVRESLRRSLSFNGYNVDLAVDGVDALEKVAASRPDALVLDVMMPRLDGLEVCRRLRSTGDDLPILVLTARDSVSERVAGLDAGADDYLPKPFALEELLARLRALLRRATPAAGDDSESMKFEDLTLDPVTREVTRGGRSISLTRTEFALLEMLMANPRRVLSRSRILEEVWGYDFPTSGNALEVYVGYLRRKTEADGEPRLIHTVRGVGYVLRETPP, encoded by the coding sequence ATGCGCATTTTGGTGGTCGACGACGACCGGGCGGTCCGCGAGTCGCTTCGGCGGTCCCTCAGCTTCAACGGCTACAACGTCGATCTCGCCGTCGACGGAGTAGATGCGCTCGAGAAGGTGGCCGCATCACGCCCGGACGCGCTGGTGCTCGACGTCATGATGCCGCGCCTCGACGGGCTCGAGGTGTGCCGTCGGCTCCGCAGCACGGGCGACGACCTCCCCATTCTCGTTCTCACGGCGCGTGATTCGGTGTCCGAGCGGGTGGCCGGACTCGACGCCGGCGCCGACGACTACCTGCCCAAGCCGTTCGCACTCGAAGAACTGTTGGCGCGACTGCGCGCACTACTGCGCCGCGCGACACCCGCAGCCGGGGACGACTCGGAGTCGATGAAGTTCGAGGATCTGACGCTCGACCCGGTCACCCGCGAGGTGACCCGGGGCGGCCGCTCGATCAGTCTCACCCGCACCGAGTTCGCGCTGCTCGAGATGCTGATGGCGAACCCGCGCCGGGTGCTCTCGCGCAGCCGGATCCTCGAGGAGGTGTGGGGCTACGACTTCCCGACGTCTGGCAACGCGCTCGAGGTGTACGTGGGCTACCTGCGCCGCAAGACCGAGGCCGACGGCGAGCCCCGGCTGATCCACACGGTCCGCGGAGTCGGCTACGTCCTGCGGGAGACTCCTCCGTGA
- a CDS encoding trimeric intracellular cation channel family protein, translating to MLLKILELVGIVAFAASGALVGVSKRFDIFGVVVVGVFTGIGGGIVRDLLLGIHPPTSLTSWPLFGTAAATSAIVFFVHSALGKLRREILVLDALGMGLFASTGATIAVEAGAGPLASALIGATAAIGGGILRDVLVNEVPLLLHRDLYAIPALLGATLVVAGTSVGMSYNAVLVLGTVVATTFRLVAMWRRWSLPGPRIPLD from the coding sequence GTGTTGCTGAAGATCCTCGAGCTGGTGGGCATCGTGGCGTTCGCCGCATCGGGAGCCCTGGTGGGAGTGAGCAAGCGCTTCGACATCTTCGGGGTGGTGGTCGTCGGCGTGTTCACCGGCATCGGCGGAGGCATCGTCCGTGACCTGCTGCTCGGGATCCATCCGCCGACGTCGCTGACCAGCTGGCCGCTGTTCGGGACGGCGGCGGCGACATCGGCGATCGTGTTCTTCGTGCACTCCGCGCTGGGGAAGCTGCGGCGCGAGATCCTCGTGCTCGACGCCCTCGGCATGGGCTTGTTCGCGAGCACGGGCGCGACGATCGCGGTCGAGGCCGGCGCGGGCCCGCTCGCGTCGGCCCTGATCGGGGCCACCGCCGCGATCGGCGGCGGCATTCTGCGCGACGTGCTGGTCAACGAGGTCCCGCTGCTGCTGCACCGCGACCTGTACGCGATTCCGGCGCTGCTGGGGGCCACGCTGGTCGTGGCGGGGACATCGGTGGGCATGTCCTACAACGCGGTCCTGGTGCTCGGAACGGTCGTTGCGACGACGTTCCGACTGGTCGCGATGTGGCGGCGCTGGAGCCTGCCGGGCCCCCGGATACCCCTCGACTGA
- the rpmF gene encoding 50S ribosomal protein L32, with protein MAVPKRRMSRANTRSRRSQWKAAVPDLVTVSVDGQTFRVPRRLVRAVQLGVVDPGRL; from the coding sequence ATGGCGGTACCCAAGCGGCGCATGTCCCGCGCCAACACCCGCAGCAGGCGGTCGCAGTGGAAGGCGGCCGTTCCCGACCTGGTGACCGTCAGCGTCGACGGGCAGACGTTCCGCGTCCCCCGGCGGCTGGTTCGCGCCGTCCAACTCGGAGTGGTGGACCCGGGGCGTCTGTGA
- a CDS encoding type B 50S ribosomal protein L31, protein MKQGIHPDYRPVVFQDANTGTAFLTRSTARSERSVEWEDGHRYPLVVVDVTSTSHPFWTGADRIVDTMGRVEKFERRYGRRVRRASEEG, encoded by the coding sequence GTGAAACAAGGCATCCACCCCGACTACCGGCCGGTGGTGTTCCAGGACGCGAACACCGGCACCGCCTTCCTCACACGGTCCACGGCCCGCAGCGAGCGCAGCGTGGAATGGGAGGACGGCCACCGCTACCCGCTCGTGGTCGTCGACGTCACCAGCACATCCCACCCGTTCTGGACGGGCGCGGACCGCATCGTCGACACCATGGGCCGCGTCGAGAAGTTCGAGCGCAGGTACGGCCGCCGCGTGCGTCGCGCATCCGAGGAGGGCTGA
- the mrf gene encoding ribosome hibernation factor-recruiting GTPase MRF has product MAAKPDGRTPLIVVSGWSGPVHETAQSFLGDGDTRTVVVRHHLDELGQGVLRRTVTTGSVAAPQVTTEILELAHGCVSCTLRYDLLPLLRKLHARSSVGRIVLELDPVLEPEAVCWAVENVPVVGVVGQLDGPASRDVRVEAVVACLDTHAWWEAVTGDEDLDDDRTVAQVAVGQAAFADALVVDERGADTWLTYKTSAVLARLAPGAPTTAVPDGPALLTRIGADARRGRVDGAHSPLLRGRPPLDADAGVALVEFTARRPFHPGRLHEAIDVLLDGVVTARGRLWLATRSDVALWLESAGGGLRVAAADRWLADMDDDERCDVDPERRALAALGWDERFGDRGTSIVVLVHDADPTAVTSALDWALLTERELAEEESWPTWDDPFGEFHADPCAPTALGALEKNGEATS; this is encoded by the coding sequence GTGGCTGCGAAGCCGGACGGCCGCACCCCGCTGATCGTGGTGAGCGGATGGAGCGGGCCGGTCCACGAGACCGCGCAGTCGTTCCTGGGCGACGGTGACACCCGCACGGTCGTGGTCCGTCACCATCTCGACGAACTCGGCCAAGGCGTGCTTCGCCGGACCGTCACGACGGGGTCGGTGGCCGCGCCGCAGGTGACCACGGAGATCCTCGAACTGGCGCACGGGTGCGTGTCGTGCACGCTGCGTTACGACCTCCTGCCGCTGCTGCGGAAGTTGCATGCGCGCAGCTCGGTCGGCCGCATCGTCCTCGAGCTCGACCCGGTGCTCGAGCCGGAAGCGGTCTGTTGGGCCGTGGAGAACGTCCCGGTGGTGGGCGTCGTCGGGCAGCTCGACGGGCCCGCGAGCCGCGACGTCCGCGTCGAAGCAGTGGTGGCGTGCCTCGACACTCACGCGTGGTGGGAGGCGGTGACCGGCGACGAGGACCTAGACGACGACCGGACCGTCGCCCAGGTGGCGGTCGGTCAGGCGGCGTTCGCCGATGCGCTCGTCGTCGACGAGCGGGGCGCCGACACCTGGCTGACGTACAAGACCTCGGCGGTGCTCGCGCGACTCGCGCCCGGTGCGCCGACCACCGCCGTGCCCGACGGTCCCGCGCTGCTGACGCGCATCGGTGCCGACGCCCGCCGCGGCCGGGTCGACGGCGCCCACTCGCCGCTGCTCCGGGGGCGTCCGCCCCTCGACGCCGACGCCGGCGTCGCGCTCGTCGAATTCACCGCGCGGCGACCGTTCCACCCGGGACGGTTGCACGAGGCGATCGACGTCCTGCTCGACGGCGTCGTCACCGCGCGCGGCCGGCTCTGGCTCGCCACCCGCTCCGACGTCGCGCTGTGGCTCGAATCGGCGGGCGGGGGACTGCGGGTCGCCGCGGCCGACCGCTGGCTCGCCGACATGGACGACGACGAACGGTGCGACGTCGACCCCGAACGGCGGGCGCTCGCCGCCCTCGGCTGGGACGAGCGGTTCGGCGACCGGGGCACCTCGATCGTCGTCCTCGTCCACGACGCCGACCCCACTGCCGTCACCTCGGCGCTCGACTGGGCGCTGCTCACCGAACGTGAACTCGCCGAAGAGGAGTCGTGGCCCACGTGGGACGACCCGTTCGGCGAGTTCCACGCCGACCCGTGCGCCCCGACCGCTCTGGGCGCACTCGAGAAGAACGGAGAAGCGACATCGTGA
- the rpmB gene encoding 50S ribosomal protein L28: protein MSAHCQVTGRRPGFGRSVSHSHRRTNRRWNPNIQTKTYFLPGEGRRITLRLTPKGMRTIDRDGIEAVVARMRAAGEKV, encoded by the coding sequence ATGTCCGCTCACTGCCAGGTGACCGGAAGACGACCAGGATTCGGTCGGTCCGTCTCGCACTCCCACCGCCGCACGAACCGGCGCTGGAACCCGAACATCCAGACCAAGACGTACTTCCTGCCCGGCGAGGGCCGCCGGATCACCCTGCGCCTGACCCCGAAGGGCATGCGAACGATCGACCGCGACGGCATCGAAGCCGTCGTCGCCCGGATGCGGGCCGCCGGAGAGAAGGTCTGA
- the rpmG gene encoding 50S ribosomal protein L33: MARNEIRPLVKLVSTTGTGYRYYTRKNRRNDPDRLVLRRYDPVVRRHVEFREER, from the coding sequence ATGGCACGCAACGAGATCCGCCCGTTGGTGAAGCTCGTCTCCACGACGGGGACCGGCTACCGGTACTACACTCGGAAGAACCGACGCAACGACCCGGACCGGCTGGTGCTGCGCCGCTACGACCCGGTGGTGCGTCGGCACGTCGAGTTCCGAGAGGAGCGCTGA
- the rpsN gene encoding 30S ribosomal protein S14 — MAKKSKIARNEQRKVIVARYAALRAELKETIRRPSSSPEERAVAQSRLAGLPRDASPVRLRNRDAADGRPRGHLRKFGLSRVRVREMAHRGELPGVHKSSW, encoded by the coding sequence ATGGCCAAGAAGTCGAAGATCGCCCGAAACGAGCAGCGCAAGGTGATCGTCGCCCGCTATGCAGCGCTGCGGGCCGAACTGAAGGAGACGATCCGCCGACCCTCGAGTTCGCCCGAGGAACGCGCCGTCGCACAGTCCCGGCTGGCAGGGCTGCCGCGGGATGCGAGTCCGGTACGATTGCGCAACCGAGACGCTGCGGATGGACGTCCGCGCGGTCACCTGCGAAAGTTCGGTCTTTCCCGCGTGCGGGTACGCGAGATGGCCCACCGCGGGGAACTGCCAGGCGTACACAAGTCGAGCTGGTAA
- the rpsR gene encoding 30S ribosomal protein S18 yields the protein MAVKRAPSKKARSEQGRRPKKNPLIAAGIETVDYKDVNLLRTFISDRGKIRSRRVTGLTPQQQRQVAIAVKNAREMALLPFTSR from the coding sequence ATGGCAGTCAAGAGGGCACCGTCGAAGAAGGCGCGCAGCGAGCAGGGCCGCCGCCCCAAGAAGAACCCGCTGATCGCCGCGGGCATCGAGACCGTCGACTACAAGGACGTCAACCTGCTCCGCACGTTCATCTCCGATCGCGGCAAGATCCGCAGCCGCCGCGTCACCGGCCTGACCCCGCAGCAGCAGCGTCAGGTCGCCATCGCGGTGAAGAACGCCCGCGAGATGGCACTGCTTCCGTTCACCAGCCGGTAG
- a CDS encoding ABC transporter substrate-binding protein: MSFSIRTAAFLAAAALTVGGLAACSSDSTTSTSGAADCITDFDPSVDYFPDKQTVEYAQNFDIEYHNSYQVLTVRQPGQADETYVLNKCGAPAPDMKGDLAGAQQVTTPVTDLFAESTTHLPSLEALGKLDAVTGFANADYVYSDAARNHIANDGVVQFATAGQVDAEAVVAHAPQVFVTGGFTDPAYAVIERAKVPVLADYDWLETNPLGRAEWIKFFAALTGTEKQATETFDGIVADYDKYTTMAANAAPVPIVPGLPYQGSWSVPLASYSNDLYATARITHPWMAEPGTGSLQTDLETVFAMAGDIPLAISTSSNTTKAEAIAAEPRLAEFAAFRDGQVWTSSARVTDTGALDIYEQGVLRPDLVLADLIAIAHPELLPGHEFTFYRHLQ, from the coding sequence GTGTCGTTTTCGATTCGTACCGCTGCCTTCCTCGCCGCGGCCGCCCTCACCGTGGGTGGTCTCGCGGCCTGCTCGTCCGACTCCACGACCTCGACGTCCGGTGCTGCCGACTGCATCACCGACTTCGACCCCAGCGTCGACTACTTCCCGGACAAGCAGACCGTCGAGTACGCACAGAACTTCGACATCGAGTACCACAACTCGTATCAGGTGCTCACCGTCCGGCAGCCCGGGCAGGCGGACGAGACGTACGTGCTCAACAAGTGCGGCGCCCCGGCGCCCGACATGAAGGGCGACCTGGCGGGCGCCCAGCAGGTCACCACCCCGGTGACGGACCTGTTCGCCGAATCCACGACGCACCTGCCGAGCCTCGAGGCGCTCGGCAAGCTCGACGCCGTCACCGGCTTCGCGAACGCCGACTACGTCTACAGTGACGCCGCGCGCAACCACATCGCGAACGACGGCGTCGTGCAGTTCGCGACCGCCGGCCAGGTCGACGCCGAGGCAGTCGTCGCCCACGCCCCGCAGGTGTTCGTCACCGGCGGCTTCACGGATCCCGCGTACGCGGTGATCGAGCGCGCCAAGGTCCCCGTCCTCGCCGACTACGACTGGCTCGAGACGAACCCGCTGGGCCGGGCCGAGTGGATCAAGTTCTTCGCCGCGCTGACCGGCACCGAGAAGCAGGCCACCGAGACGTTCGACGGCATCGTCGCCGACTACGACAAGTACACGACCATGGCCGCGAACGCCGCGCCCGTGCCGATCGTCCCGGGCCTGCCCTACCAGGGCTCCTGGTCGGTGCCGCTGGCCAGCTACTCCAACGACCTGTACGCCACAGCCCGCATCACGCATCCATGGATGGCCGAGCCGGGCACCGGCAGCCTGCAGACCGACCTCGAGACAGTGTTCGCGATGGCCGGCGACATCCCCCTCGCGATCAGCACCTCCTCGAACACGACCAAGGCCGAGGCGATCGCCGCCGAACCGCGACTGGCCGAGTTCGCCGCGTTCCGGGACGGCCAGGTGTGGACGTCGTCGGCGCGCGTGACCGACACCGGCGCCCTCGACATCTACGAACAGGGTGTCCTGCGGCCCGACCTGGTGCTGGCCGACCTCATCGCGATCGCGCACCCGGAACTGCTGCCCGGCCACGAGTTCACCTTCTACCGCCACCTGCAGTGA
- a CDS encoding iron ABC transporter permease translates to MNRTAAAVTALVALLVAATVLAVSVGSVTIPFDATVRYLFTGDAGSARWTTLIEDIRLPRVVTAACAGAALAVAGLLMQTLFANPLADPYILGVSSGASLGVALVVLGSGAGAGVFAAVAGTGRLGIASAAALGALAVLLVVLAISRWVQSVVTLLIVGVMVGSVTSAVVSLLVAFSQPAQMQQFILWSLGSYAGASWSDLRVLVPVVLVGLALATTLVRPLNAMLLGEDYASSMGVHLLRTRAVAITASALLAGAVTAFCGPIAFLGIAVPHLARLALGTSDHRVLLPGAVLMGAAVSLLCSVVAQLPGRDGVLPLNVVTALVGAPVVILVLLRSRRAKAGVAA, encoded by the coding sequence GTGAATCGCACCGCAGCCGCCGTCACCGCGCTGGTCGCGCTCCTCGTCGCGGCGACCGTGCTGGCGGTGTCGGTGGGTTCGGTGACGATCCCGTTCGACGCGACCGTCCGTTACCTGTTCACCGGCGACGCAGGTTCTGCCCGCTGGACCACGCTCATCGAGGACATCCGCCTGCCCCGTGTCGTGACGGCGGCGTGCGCGGGTGCCGCGCTCGCCGTCGCGGGCCTGCTGATGCAGACGCTGTTCGCGAACCCGCTCGCCGACCCGTACATCCTCGGGGTGTCGTCGGGCGCGAGCCTCGGTGTCGCGCTCGTCGTGCTCGGCTCGGGCGCCGGGGCGGGCGTGTTCGCGGCCGTGGCCGGTACCGGCCGGCTCGGGATCGCGTCGGCCGCAGCGCTGGGCGCGCTCGCGGTGCTGCTGGTGGTGCTCGCGATCTCGCGGTGGGTCCAGTCGGTGGTGACGCTGCTGATCGTCGGAGTCATGGTCGGCTCGGTCACCAGCGCCGTGGTCTCCCTGCTGGTCGCGTTCTCGCAGCCCGCCCAGATGCAGCAGTTCATCCTGTGGAGCCTCGGCTCGTACGCGGGCGCGTCGTGGTCGGACCTGCGGGTTCTGGTGCCCGTGGTGCTCGTCGGCCTGGCGCTGGCGACGACGCTGGTGCGGCCACTCAACGCGATGCTGCTCGGCGAGGACTACGCCAGCTCGATGGGCGTGCACCTGCTGCGCACCCGGGCCGTCGCGATCACCGCGTCCGCCCTGCTCGCGGGTGCGGTCACGGCGTTCTGCGGACCCATCGCCTTCCTCGGCATCGCGGTCCCGCACCTGGCCCGACTCGCGCTGGGCACGTCGGATCACCGGGTGCTGCTGCCCGGGGCGGTGCTGATGGGTGCTGCTGTGTCGCTGCTGTGCTCGGTGGTGGCGCAGCTGCCCGGACGCGACGGCGTGCTGCCACTCAACGTCGTCACCGCGCTCGTCGGCGCCCCGGTCGTCATCCTGGTGCTGCTGCGCTCGCGTCGCGCGAAAGCGGGTGTGGCAGCGTGA
- a CDS encoding ABC transporter ATP-binding protein, producing MTLVLDGVTVGYPGRPPRTVLTDLNLTAHAGQVTALLGPNGAGKSTLLRSVAGLQRVLGGAVRLDGADVTALPPAQRARRIAVVLTDRVDAGLLTGGEVAALGRLPHQGFASRLSAAEQQLIDDSLERMGAAHLADVRLHQMSDGQRQRVLIARALVQQPSLLVLDEPSAFLDVAARVELLALLAEIADDAGITVLLSTHDVELVLRTSQHVWLAAGDGSVVDGTPATLVASGAIRRAFDSPRVHFDSAAGIFRLE from the coding sequence GTGACGCTCGTGCTCGACGGCGTGACCGTCGGCTACCCCGGCCGTCCTCCCCGCACCGTGCTCACGGATCTGAATCTGACCGCGCACGCCGGGCAGGTGACGGCGTTGCTGGGTCCCAACGGCGCCGGCAAGTCGACGCTGCTGCGGTCGGTCGCGGGGCTGCAGCGGGTCCTCGGCGGGGCGGTGCGCCTCGACGGCGCCGACGTCACCGCGCTGCCGCCGGCGCAGCGGGCCCGGCGGATCGCGGTGGTCCTCACCGACCGCGTGGATGCCGGCCTGCTCACCGGCGGCGAGGTGGCTGCGCTCGGCAGGCTGCCGCACCAGGGCTTCGCGTCGCGGCTCAGCGCGGCCGAGCAGCAACTGATCGACGACAGCCTCGAGCGGATGGGCGCCGCGCACCTCGCCGACGTCCGGCTGCACCAGATGTCCGACGGCCAGCGCCAGCGGGTCCTGATCGCGCGGGCCCTGGTGCAGCAGCCGTCGCTGCTGGTGCTCGACGAGCCGAGCGCCTTCCTCGACGTCGCGGCCCGCGTGGAGCTGTTGGCGCTGCTCGCGGAGATCGCCGACGACGCCGGCATCACCGTGCTGCTCTCGACGCACGACGTGGAGCTGGTGCTGCGGACGTCGCAGCACGTCTGGCTGGCCGCGGGCGACGGCTCCGTCGTCGACGGCACCCCCGCCACGCTCGTCGCGTCCGGCGCGATCCGGCGGGCGTTCGACTCGCCGCGGGTCCACTTCGACTCCGCCGCCGGCATCTTCCGCCTCGAGTAG
- a CDS encoding AEC family transporter: MSGVVAGFTVIFVVIAIGYFLGRSGTLGDHGQFVLSRLVFFVATPALLFDTLANSDLSVVFSPTLAVAATTAFVVAGVYLVIARLWLRRPLPELTVGALASSYVNSANLGIPIAVFVLGDASFVAPLLLFQIMIFSPIALTVLDISTMRQGSSRLETITAPFKNPIVLAGAAGLAVAVSGWTPPEALMQPFQLIGGASVPGALLAFGLSLYGVRVLEKGASPRRDVALASVLKIFLQPVLGYLMARFVLGLDGHELFAIVVISTLPTAQNVFVYASRYQRGMVLARDAAFVTTLASIPAIALVAALLT, encoded by the coding sequence GTGTCGGGTGTGGTCGCGGGTTTCACGGTTATCTTCGTCGTCATCGCGATCGGGTACTTCCTCGGTCGCAGCGGCACTCTCGGGGACCACGGGCAGTTCGTCCTGAGCCGACTGGTGTTCTTCGTCGCGACGCCGGCGCTGCTGTTCGACACCCTCGCGAACTCGGATCTGTCGGTGGTCTTCTCCCCCACGCTCGCGGTCGCGGCGACCACCGCCTTCGTCGTCGCCGGCGTCTATCTGGTGATCGCGCGTCTGTGGCTGCGCCGACCGCTGCCGGAGTTGACGGTCGGCGCGCTCGCGTCGTCGTACGTGAACTCCGCGAACCTCGGCATCCCGATCGCGGTGTTCGTGCTCGGTGACGCGTCGTTCGTCGCGCCGCTGCTGCTGTTCCAGATCATGATCTTCTCGCCGATCGCACTGACCGTGCTCGACATCAGCACGATGCGTCAGGGCTCCTCCCGGCTCGAGACGATCACCGCGCCGTTCAAGAACCCGATCGTGCTTGCCGGTGCCGCCGGCCTGGCCGTCGCGGTGTCGGGGTGGACGCCGCCCGAGGCGCTGATGCAGCCGTTCCAGCTCATCGGCGGTGCCTCCGTTCCCGGTGCGTTGCTGGCGTTCGGACTGTCGCTGTACGGGGTGCGGGTCCTGGAGAAGGGTGCGAGCCCGCGCCGCGACGTCGCGCTCGCGTCGGTGCTCAAGATCTTCCTGCAGCCGGTCCTCGGCTACCTGATGGCTCGGTTCGTCCTCGGACTCGACGGCCACGAACTGTTCGCGATCGTCGTCATCTCGACGCTGCCGACCGCCCAGAACGTGTTCGTCTACGCCAGCCGGTACCAGCGGGGCATGGTCCTCGCCCGCGACGCAGCTTTCGTCACGACCCTCGCCTCCATCCCCGCGATCGCGCTGGTCGCGGCACTGTTGACCTGA
- a CDS encoding response regulator transcription factor, with protein sequence MNERCEAAAGDRDLMSSRSPVTVAHGLLSRWAGELGYVAAAITYRRRGDRTHRVLANGGYAPPVAEYLAGEFVDDTRTFDHIRVASGRPVCWEDVPDFERTPAVEDVLRPSGFREGSSVALNLERGQVTSVLHVSFTRPQVDSTVRSGIEALAHQCRRIVADQSDRESFRLSGREHQILALVALGASNAEIAAELTISRRTVATHLENIFTKTGTRSRVRVAVRATELGIL encoded by the coding sequence ATGAACGAGCGGTGCGAGGCGGCGGCCGGAGACCGGGACCTGATGTCGTCCCGATCCCCGGTCACCGTCGCGCACGGCCTGCTCTCGCGGTGGGCGGGCGAACTCGGCTACGTCGCCGCCGCGATCACGTACCGCCGCCGCGGCGATCGGACGCACCGGGTGCTCGCCAACGGCGGCTACGCGCCGCCGGTCGCGGAGTACCTCGCGGGTGAGTTCGTCGACGACACCCGGACCTTCGACCACATCCGGGTGGCGTCGGGCCGGCCCGTGTGCTGGGAGGACGTCCCCGACTTCGAGCGCACCCCCGCCGTGGAAGACGTGTTGCGGCCCTCCGGATTCCGGGAGGGGTCGTCGGTGGCGCTCAATCTGGAGCGGGGGCAGGTCACCAGCGTCCTGCACGTGAGTTTCACCCGCCCGCAGGTGGATTCGACGGTGCGGTCCGGAATCGAGGCGCTCGCGCACCAGTGCCGCCGCATCGTCGCGGATCAGAGTGATCGTGAGTCGTTCCGGCTCAGCGGCCGAGAGCACCAGATCCTCGCGCTCGTCGCACTGGGCGCGAGCAATGCCGAGATCGCGGCGGAACTGACGATCAGCAGGCGCACCGTGGCGACGCACCTGGAGAACATCTTCACCAAGACCGGGACACGGTCCCGCGTGCGGGTCGCGGTGCGCGCCACCGAACTGGGCATTCTCTGA